Part of the bacterium genome is shown below.
CTTCATCTAACTCACTTTTTATCAAATTATACAGGAAAATCAGGTTAAACAAAGTTTACCCCCACACCAAATCCATTGTTGTTAAAATTATTACTGTATTGTAAACTTTCAAAATTGCACCATCGGATACCCCACTTAAATCAGTCGATTTGGTGTGGGGGTTTACTCCTGATATTAAAAACTTATTTCTACTTCTGTTCTTAATATATCGCTGTCAAACGTCCTCATTTCGCCAGGGCCGCTGTATTTAAAATAAATAATCCGAAAATCAGAATTTTCCGCCAAATTAAACTCCAGCTGGGGAGAAATCTCCCTGTATTTATCCCATGCAGAATAATGCAGTATTCCCATTACCTTTTCATAGAATCTATAGTTCATATTTATCCAATACCCGGATGGAATTATATCCCTGGTTGCCCCTGGGCCGACAGCAAAATTTGTAAATTTATCTTTTTTAATATAAACAGTGTACTGGGATTTAAAATCAAAATTATTCCCTGTATATATCAAATAAAAAGCGTATTTTGACACATCATCTTCTGCATCCTCTGTAATCCTGTCATTGTAATAAGAACCTCCCACCCTAAATCCCTTGCCGGCTTCTGTCGAAAAATCCAGGCAGTAATCCTTGCTCGGCCGGGGCCTGACACTTGTTGTGGTATCATGGCCGAAACCATCAATTAACGCAAAAGAATAATCTACGACCTCTGCCTTTCCGTTCAGGACCAACTGCCAGTGGCGTGTGTTAAAACGTTCAGGGCTTGTCCCTCCTAACGCCAGTTCTTCACCAAAAAGCGCGGGGTCTATACCAAATTTCGGTTTACTGTACCCTGCCCTAAAGTCACCCACAACATCTATTTTATGGCTTACATATGTATCGCTTAAAACTATCCTGGTTTGGCCTTTACCGGCGCCGGAAAACCCGATACGGGCATCAATTTTGTCGTTCACTCTGGAATCAATCCACAAATCCAGCCCGGTCCCTGCGTCAAAGGTCCTTTCATCCACACCTGTGTATATGTTTTGCATGTCACGGTTTTTTTCATTATCGCCGCCAATACTTACTGAAGTAGTGCCGGAGGGGTCAGCTATTACCTTCTTTAACTCGTCCGCATCACCCATATCCTGCCGGACTGTCATTTTCCCATGGACAGAAAAATTAAACGCTTTAACTTTCAAAGACAGGTTTAATATAAACAAAAAAAACAAAACACATATGATACGATTGATGTTTTTCATATTCTCCTTACCTTTTATTTTAATGAATTATATCAAAATTTTTAGAAAAGTTCAAAGAAAATTTTTATAAGGCTTATTTTAAGCCTCTTCTTTTTCTCAAATACCACTCGGAGGCAAGCAAAATTACAAACAGAGAGAAAACGAAAACATTATCCCATAGGCTAAGGTCATAAGATACTTTTGTTTTTAATATTTTGTTTTTAATATCACCCTCGAACTTTTTAAATTCAAAGGGAATTAACTCCTCTGCTTTGTAAAATTTACCATGGCTCCTGTCTGAAATTTCTTTAAGAAATTTTTCGTCTATTTTGATATTCTGCCACTCTGCTCTGTCCTTTTTAACAAATATTTTTTTTATCACCCTGCCTATAAAACCTTTACCGCCAAAAGCTTCAACTGTAATATCATATTCCCCCGGCACAGGAGGTTTATATTCCGCCTTTAATAAATCCTTGCTTCCGCTGTAAGAAGAAAAAACAATAATGTCTTTAACTTCCCTGTTTCTTTCTTTTTTTTCCTTTACAAAACCATTTATTTTAAAAGAAGTTAATTCTTTCTGATATAGTGAAGCCATTAAATTAGCAGTTTCTCCAGAAGAGTAAACAAGCTTATCGGTTTCAACATCAAAAACGTCCCCTTTAACTGAAGTCAGCCATGATATAACACGGCTCCAAAAACGTTCATAATACTCGGAAGTTTTTCCTATTCCTGTCATTAAAAAATCCCACCGCCATAAATCATTTGCCATAACCGCCATTGTCCTTCCCCTGCCGTAAGATTGCGCGGCCCAAACTATGTTATTTTTATCCGGCGACGCCACAGCCAAAATCAACGCACCCGGTTTTCCTTTATTTATAATATTATATCCTTCCAAAACAGGCAATTCCTTCCAAACTTGTGTATTTTTTAAAGAATCAGGAATCAGTTGTGCCGCGGGGTGTGTTTTTCCGTCATTAGTCAATTCAAACGAAAATTTGCTTTCACTCAATAAAGGACCTTCTTTCTTAAAAACTACGGGCAAAATATCCTCAACCGCTGAACCGCTGTATCCTCCTTCATGAAAAGAATTCTTTCCTCCCAGCATCAAAACTCCGCCGCCCCGGCCGCCTGTAAATTCTTTGATCCATGATATTAATGTTTCCGGTATTTTTTTTCTTTCAATATCGTTAAAAATAATAAGGTCATACTCAAACAAATCCTCTTTTTTCACAGGGAAATAATCATTCCCCTCGTTTTCTTCAAGTTTAAAAAAATCGCCGTTTTTATTTTTTGATACTAAAAACCGGGATTTTATATTCGGTTCCCTGGAAACGTATTTATGTAAAAATTTATACTCCGGAGAAGGCGCCCCCCCAAGAACAAGAATATAAAGTTTATCTTTAATTACATTCATATAAAATTCTTCTTCATTATTCTCCGGAGTTGCTTCATTTATTTCATTGGGTATGTATAGCAAATAATGATGCGGGCCTGTATTTTTTGGAGTGAATTCCAAAGACAATGTGTTTTTTCCGGGCAAAACTTTAAATTTTTCTTTTTTTATTTCTGTCCCGTCCTCTCTGAGGACACAGTAAACATTTTTCGCACCAAAACCGGATAATTCAATAGTAAAATTTACGGCTGTTTTTTTGTCAAGAAACGCCTTTTCCGGCACATTGTTGAGATTTATATTTATATCCCTGAGTGTCTTTTCTTCCCCGGGGCTTATCGTGAAAACCGGATACGGAAGGTCCCCGGGTAAATTAAACTTATTTTCAGGATGGTTATCAATCCCGTCGCTTAAAATAAAAATCCCTGCTATTGATTCTTTTCTGAAATCTTTATCAACTTCCGATAACACGGCAAAAAAATCAGTTTTGGTTTCACCGGCTTTCAACGCCCCAATATCATTAATATTCATCTTTTTCAGCTTGCCGGAAAATGAATAATAATGCACGTTATTTTTCTTTGATAAATCATTTAAAATATTCTTTTCTTTAAATAATTCTTTCAGCCTGGACAGCCTGTCTTTTCCATTTTTGTCTAAAATTCCCATGCTTGCCGAGTTATCAATAAGAAAAATAATATTGCTTTTTTCCTTTTTCTGCCCCGTTATAGAAATCAAAGGCTGGAACAGGACAAATAAAATAACAAGAATCGCTGTTAACCGCAGGGATACAAGTATCAATTCCGGCCTGCCGGTTACACGTTTATAGGTATAAAATGTCACGGCCACTGCAATAAAAACAAGGAACAATATTATTAAAACAGGGATTTGCGGTGAAAAAATAATTTTTGGCATTTTACTCCGGCCCGGCGATTTTTATATCTTTGTTGGAAATTATATTCTCCAAAACAAGTAAAATTAAGACCAAAAGTAAAAATATACCGGATATTTCTTCTTTTGGAGCTAAAACGGGATTTATATCTTTTAAATCAAGGTTTTTGCTTTCTAATCTTTTATCTATCTCGTCTTTTAAAACATAAGATAAATCAGCTTCTTCCGGAGAAAGATTGAGGGCTATATAATCATCCGGCTGTTTAATTAAATCAATCCCCGGCTCTTTATCAAAAAATTCACCTTCCAGTATAACCTGCCTTTTTTTCAACTCTTGTGATTGGGAAAGATAATAAACCGCCTGGTGCAGTAATGGAAGATAATTCTTTCTTAGAGGGAAATCACTCCAGCCGGAATCGAGAGATGAGGTAAAGAGCAAAACTTTTCCCAGGCCCGTCTTTTTTTCTATAACGAAGGGATATCCATCGTCAAACCTGGCTAAGACACGGGTATTCAGGTCCAGGAGATTCGTCTCTGTGCCAAAAAAGGAATAAAAATGGGTTGACGCGAAAGATTCCGCTGTAAAAATTTTAAATACCGGATGGGATTTATCAAACGACATTATTTTATAATATTTACTGGTTTCTTCCTCGCTCCCGATTTTAAACTGCAATTTTGCGGGAAGCAGTGAAGAATAACCGCTGTAATCTTTTATCGAAATATTGCCGCCCAGGCTTATTAATATCCCGCCGCCCGCATTTGCAAATTTTAAAAGCGCTTCCTCCAATTTCCTGTCTATCCGCGGCAGATTATTGAGAATGACCACGGGAAAAGACTGAAAAACCCCATAATCTGATTTTTCAACGGAAAGGTCTTTTAATATTATAGGTGAATCTCCTGTTGAAGATAACGCCTGTTTAATGTAAAAATTTTCTTCCCCGTTTTCTTTGTTCCCGGCAAGTAAAAGGACTTGCAGCGGTTTCATGGCTTCAACACAAAAATAATACCTGTTGTCCGCCTTTAAATTATCGCTTCCTTCGATTTCCAGGAATCCTTTATATCTGCCCTTTTCAGGAAAAGAATAAAAGAAAACCGCGGTCCCCTCCGAATCATCCTTTATGGTAATGTCTGTTTCGCCAATCTTATTTTTCTCGAGATACAATATGGCATGCAATTTCTTTTCTTCCCCGGTATTTTTTATATGGAAATTGATCCTTGTAGTATTTTTAGAGCTTATATAATTCGGAAACTCCATGCCTGTCACTGTTATATTAGAAGGCACCCCCGGCCTGAAAACAAGCGGGATAACTTTAATTCCTTTAACGGATTGTATATCTGAAAAACCGTTCTTTTGAAAATCCGAAAGAATATAAAGCTCTTTTTTTGAATTTTTTGCCTGGGCAAAAAATTCATTTGCCGCCTCTAACGCATTTTGCATCCCGGTTTTTGCGAAAGAAAGCCCTGTATTTTGCAGGATATTATCTAACGTCTGTTTGTTATTTGTGAAACCAATGCTCTGGCGGACCGGTTTTTCATTAAAAAATATTATACCTGCCTCGTCGTTCAAGGAAAGCCCGTCAATAATTTCTTCCGCTTTTTTCTTCGCTTTTAAAAAAAGTGTATTTCCGGTGTCCCTGTATCCCATGCTGTAAGAATTATCGATAAGAAAGATAATGCTTTTCGCTTCCTTGTTTCCCAATCCCAAAAATCCAAAAGATGTCAAAGGCCTTGCCAACCCGGCGCAGAAAAAAACAATAATGAGTATCCTGAGAAGAAGAAGCAGAAGAAAATCGATATTAATACGGCTTCTCTTGTTTTCTTCCAGTTCTTTTAAAAAACGGATACTTCCAAAAAATATTTTCCTGGTTTCCCGTTTTGTAAGGAAATGAATAATTAAGGGGACTGCCCCCGCAATCAGGCCAAAAAGCAATAACGGGTTTAAAAACGAAAACATCTATTTCATCCTCATTCTTCTTTTAGCGAGGTAATTTGAAAGGGCGATATCAAAAGGCGCGGATGTCAAAAGCAGTGAATAATCAATAAAACCCTCCCCGCAGCGGTATTTAAAATCCTTCAGGTATTCGTCAACCTTCCGGCGGTAAAAAGCTTTTATCCCGGCTGAATCGGTTTTCAAAACTTCATTGCTCTCCATGTCGATAAATTCCAGAGGTTCGCTGAAATTAAATTCTTTTTCCTGGACATCCATCAGATGGAAAACAATTACCTCGTGTTTTTTATGCCTCAGGTGTTTTAACCCGGCTATAACTTTATTCATGTCATCCATAAAATCCGATATAATCAAAATAAGCGCCCTTCGTTTAATCTTGTCCGCCAGGCGGTGAAGCACAAAACTCAAATCAGTCTTTTCAAAAGGTTCAATACCGGCTATGGAGTTCAATATTTCCTTTAAATATGCCGGCTGGC
Proteins encoded:
- a CDS encoding DUF58 domain-containing protein, which encodes MSDYKKYLDPQVVAKISNLELVARLVVEGFVAGLHKSPYRGFNVEFAEHRQYNPGDEIRYIDWRVWGKRDKYYVKQFEEETNLKCYILLDKSASMGYSSGKITKLMYGVYLTSALSYLMLSQRDSAGLVTFDKDIRTYLPPRSQPAYLKEILNSIAGIEPFEKTDLSFVLHRLADKIKRRALILIISDFMDDMNKVIAGLKHLRHKKHEVIVFHLMDVQEKEFNFSEPLEFIDMESNEVLKTDSAGIKAFYRRKVDEYLKDFKYRCGEGFIDYSLLLTSAPFDIALSNYLAKRRMRMK
- a CDS encoding BatA domain-containing protein, giving the protein MFSFLNPLLLFGLIAGAVPLIIHFLTKRETRKIFFGSIRFLKELEENKRSRINIDFLLLLLLRILIIVFFCAGLARPLTSFGFLGLGNKEAKSIIFLIDNSYSMGYRDTGNTLFLKAKKKAEEIIDGLSLNDEAGIIFFNEKPVRQSIGFTNNKQTLDNILQNTGLSFAKTGMQNALEAANEFFAQAKNSKKELYILSDFQKNGFSDIQSVKGIKVIPLVFRPGVPSNITVTGMEFPNYISSKNTTRINFHIKNTGEEKKLHAILYLEKNKIGETDITIKDDSEGTAVFFYSFPEKGRYKGFLEIEGSDNLKADNRYYFCVEAMKPLQVLLLAGNKENGEENFYIKQALSSTGDSPIILKDLSVEKSDYGVFQSFPVVILNNLPRIDRKLEEALLKFANAGGGILISLGGNISIKDYSGYSSLLPAKLQFKIGSEEETSKYYKIMSFDKSHPVFKIFTAESFASTHFYSFFGTETNLLDLNTRVLARFDDGYPFVIEKKTGLGKVLLFTSSLDSGWSDFPLRKNYLPLLHQAVYYLSQSQELKKRQVILEGEFFDKEPGIDLIKQPDDYIALNLSPEEADLSYVLKDEIDKRLESKNLDLKDINPVLAPKEEISGIFLLLVLILLVLENIISNKDIKIAGPE
- a CDS encoding glutamine amidotransferase; translation: MPKIIFSPQIPVLIILFLVFIAVAVTFYTYKRVTGRPELILVSLRLTAILVILFVLFQPLISITGQKKEKSNIIFLIDNSASMGILDKNGKDRLSRLKELFKEKNILNDLSKKNNVHYYSFSGKLKKMNINDIGALKAGETKTDFFAVLSEVDKDFRKESIAGIFILSDGIDNHPENKFNLPGDLPYPVFTISPGEEKTLRDININLNNVPEKAFLDKKTAVNFTIELSGFGAKNVYCVLREDGTEIKKEKFKVLPGKNTLSLEFTPKNTGPHHYLLYIPNEINEATPENNEEEFYMNVIKDKLYILVLGGAPSPEYKFLHKYVSREPNIKSRFLVSKNKNGDFFKLEENEGNDYFPVKKEDLFEYDLIIFNDIERKKIPETLISWIKEFTGGRGGGVLMLGGKNSFHEGGYSGSAVEDILPVVFKKEGPLLSESKFSFELTNDGKTHPAAQLIPDSLKNTQVWKELPVLEGYNIINKGKPGALILAVASPDKNNIVWAAQSYGRGRTMAVMANDLWRWDFLMTGIGKTSEYYERFWSRVISWLTSVKGDVFDVETDKLVYSSGETANLMASLYQKELTSFKINGFVKEKKERNREVKDIIVFSSYSGSKDLLKAEYKPPVPGEYDITVEAFGGKGFIGRVIKKIFVKKDRAEWQNIKIDEKFLKEISDRSHGKFYKAEELIPFEFKKFEGDIKNKILKTKVSYDLSLWDNVFVFSLFVILLASEWYLRKRRGLK